Proteins from a genomic interval of Schistocerca piceifrons isolate TAMUIC-IGC-003096 chromosome 3, iqSchPice1.1, whole genome shotgun sequence:
- the LOC124788030 gene encoding death-associated inhibitor of apoptosis 1-like, with product MAPDVVRVIPQEERSGPPPPNNVKPPATHQAPLTAAANTTTDRNRYSLESERLKTFANWPVPFIEKRELASAGFVYKYRDVVQCIYCGVEIGEWEEGDEPIVEHERWAPLCPFIRNRTVNGSTTEQNAVPRTISYDTCGLYGTEIRPNSSPEPTPSCSSTESAPTLDKLGIHTNTGPVWPKYSTQEARLASFDGWPLAIKQRPDKLSEAGFFYTGKGDQTVCFHCGGGLKDWEEADDPWVEHALWFSKCLFVILVKGKDFVDNICQNKDAIITAKEATNIKLPPNLQEAVKVVNPEAASAASSEQQQPVLNTEREIDDPRICKICFQEEMGVLFLPCGHIVACVKCAPSLSSCAVCRKPVSATVRAFLS from the coding sequence ATGGCTCCTGATGTTGTCAGAGTAATTCCTCAAGAAGAAAGAAGCGGGCCGCCTCCCCCCAACAACGTCAAACCACCGGCTACACATCAAGCTCCACTGACGGCTGCAGCAAATACGACAACGGATCGAAATAGGTACAGTTTGGAATCTGAGAGGCTGAAAACGTTCGCAAACTGGCCCGTGCCTTTTATTGAAAAAAGGGAGCTAGCGTCTGCTGGCTTCGTTTATAAATACAGGGACGTTGTGCAGTGTATATATTGCGGTGTGGAGATTGGTGAATGGGAAGAAGGTGACGAACCCATCGTTGAACATGAACGGTGGGCGCCATTATGTCCATTCATAAGGAACAGGACAGTTAACGGGTCGACTACGGAGCAAAATGCCGTGCCTCGAACCATTTCGTACGACACTTGTGGTCTGTACGGAACAGAAATTCGTCCAAATTCATCTCCAGAACCGACTCCATCATGCAGTTCAACTGAAAGTGCGCCGACCCTGGATAAGCTGGGCATCCACACAAACACGGGACCAGTTTGGCCTAAATACAGCACCCAGGAGGCGAGGTTAGCGTCGTTCGATGGCTGGCCGTTGGCTATTAAGCAGCGACCGGACAAACTCAGCGAAGCTGGATTCTTTTACACGGGTAAAGGAGACCAAACAGTGTGTTTCCATTGTGGCGGAGGCCTAAAGGATTGGGAAGAAGCGGACGATCCGTGGGTTGAACATGCTTTGTGGTTTTCTAAGTGTTTATTTGTGATACTTGTGAAGGGCAAAGACTTCGTGGATAATATCTGCCAAAACAAAGACGCAATAATCACTGCGAAGGAGGCAACTAATATTAAACTTCCTCCAAATCTTCAGGAAGCTGTCAAAGTTGTCAATCCGGAGGCAGCAAGTGCGGCATCGTCTGAACAGCAGCAGCCAGTTTTAAATACTGAGAGGGAGATAGACGACCCTCGTATTTGTAAAATTTGCTTCCAGGAAGAGATGGGAGTACTTTTTCTGCCATGCGGACACATTGTTGCTTGTGTTAAGTGTGCA